From the Roseofilum capinflatum BLCC-M114 genome, one window contains:
- a CDS encoding Lrp/AsnC family transcriptional regulator yields MTFDSEKWLDSTGWQILEILQVEARISFAELGRKVGLSAPAIAERVKRMEEAGIITAYQAQINPEKVGYPIAAIIALTTTPQQYPQILALIETLPEVRSCHHVTGNASFFIEVIVSSMAHLEEIIDQLSQFGQTSTSIILSSPLPRRGIRES; encoded by the coding sequence ATGACTTTCGATTCTGAAAAATGGTTAGATTCGACAGGATGGCAGATTCTGGAGATCTTGCAGGTGGAGGCGAGAATATCGTTTGCGGAGTTAGGGAGAAAGGTGGGGTTGTCTGCTCCGGCGATCGCCGAACGGGTGAAGCGCATGGAAGAAGCGGGTATCATTACGGCATATCAAGCCCAGATCAACCCGGAAAAAGTGGGCTATCCCATTGCCGCCATTATTGCCCTAACCACTACTCCCCAGCAGTATCCGCAGATCTTAGCTCTGATTGAAACTTTGCCAGAGGTGCGATCGTGCCACCATGTCACCGGTAATGCCTCCTTCTTCATCGAAGTGATTGTATCCTCCATGGCTCATTTAGAGGAGATCATCGATCAACTGAGTCAATTTGGACAAACTTCGACTTCTATTATTCTCTCGTCACCGCTTCCCAGACGGGGAATCAGGGAAAGTTAA
- a CDS encoding response regulator, producing the protein MDTYKGNILIVDDQLENLQVLSQTLSEAGYKVRGAVKGEMALRASRSGNLDLILLDIKLPDMSGYEICQKLKQHEKTQNIPIVFLSALDEVLDKVRAFQVGGVDYITKPFQVEEVLARIEHQLTIRRLQNQLQAQNKTLQQEIQERKKAEEEAEAASQAKSQFLANMSHELRTPLNSILGFTQVMLRDGQSTDEQQEYLEIINRSGEHLLDLIDDILDLSKIEAGIIQLNEKDLDLYYLLDSLEDLFKIKAESKSILLKFNVDPQVPQHIKTDEQKLRSCLINLLGNAMKFTELGQVELSVKLHQDTDRANIEFQVSDTGPGIAPEEQQDLFKAFVQTSTGMQSAQGTGLGLSITDKFVQLMGGEISVSSEVGQGTVFWFYLPFQPGDNALPSDQENQRVVRLKPGQKAYRILVVDDTPENRKLLIKLLSPVGFEVREASNGREAIALWESWHPDLIFMDTRMPVIDGLATTRMIREQEQQRGLNPTVIIALTASAFEQRRAKIIEAGLDDFLCKPCKSMALFNSLSRYLDAAYVYEPIPESIRKLKRYPVRTDSFWGEQLSQVELTWVESLYYAAREVNEENVQELIQLISTAHPDLSEALMILFNDFRLDIIMQVTQDYLERSP; encoded by the coding sequence GTGGATACTTATAAAGGGAATATTCTCATTGTTGACGATCAATTAGAAAATCTCCAAGTCTTATCTCAAACATTGTCAGAAGCCGGGTATAAGGTTCGGGGAGCGGTTAAAGGAGAAATGGCTCTGAGAGCTTCTCGATCCGGAAATCTCGATCTGATTCTGTTAGATATCAAATTACCTGACATGAGTGGCTATGAGATTTGCCAAAAACTGAAGCAGCATGAAAAGACCCAGAATATTCCCATTGTCTTTTTAAGCGCCTTGGATGAAGTCCTCGATAAAGTGAGAGCTTTTCAAGTTGGAGGAGTCGATTATATCACCAAACCCTTCCAAGTGGAAGAGGTCTTAGCTCGGATTGAGCATCAATTAACCATTCGACGACTGCAAAACCAACTGCAAGCGCAAAATAAAACCCTGCAACAAGAAATTCAAGAACGAAAAAAAGCGGAGGAAGAAGCTGAAGCTGCTTCTCAGGCCAAAAGCCAATTTTTAGCCAATATGAGTCATGAACTCAGGACTCCTTTAAACTCTATTTTAGGCTTTACTCAGGTTATGCTTCGGGATGGTCAGTCCACTGATGAACAGCAAGAATACTTAGAGATTATCAATCGCAGTGGAGAGCATTTATTAGATTTGATTGATGATATTTTGGATTTATCCAAGATTGAAGCTGGTATTATTCAATTAAATGAAAAAGACTTAGATCTTTACTATTTATTAGACAGCTTAGAAGACTTGTTTAAGATCAAGGCGGAATCGAAAAGTATTCTGCTCAAGTTTAATGTCGATCCTCAAGTTCCTCAGCATATTAAAACCGATGAGCAAAAGTTGCGAAGTTGCTTAATTAATCTGTTAGGCAATGCCATGAAATTTACAGAATTGGGTCAAGTGGAACTGAGTGTTAAGTTACATCAAGATACAGATCGGGCCAACATTGAATTTCAAGTGAGTGATACAGGCCCAGGGATTGCCCCCGAAGAACAACAGGATTTATTTAAGGCGTTTGTGCAAACGTCAACAGGGATGCAATCTGCACAAGGAACCGGTTTAGGCCTATCGATTACGGATAAATTTGTGCAGTTAATGGGCGGAGAGATTTCCGTGAGCAGTGAAGTGGGTCAAGGTACTGTTTTTTGGTTTTATCTTCCCTTTCAACCCGGAGATAACGCCTTACCCTCAGACCAGGAAAATCAACGGGTTGTCCGCTTAAAACCGGGGCAAAAAGCTTATCGAATTTTAGTGGTGGATGATACACCAGAAAATCGTAAGCTGTTGATCAAGTTGCTCTCTCCCGTAGGGTTTGAGGTGAGGGAAGCGAGTAATGGTCGAGAAGCGATCGCGCTCTGGGAAAGTTGGCATCCTGATTTGATTTTCATGGATACTCGGATGCCGGTGATTGATGGTTTAGCTACGACCCGCATGATTCGAGAACAAGAACAGCAGAGGGGTCTAAATCCAACGGTGATTATTGCCTTGACTGCGAGTGCTTTTGAACAAAGGCGAGCGAAAATTATTGAGGCGGGTTTGGATGATTTTCTTTGTAAGCCTTGTAAGAGTATGGCCCTTTTTAATAGTTTATCTCGTTATTTAGACGCGGCTTACGTTTATGAACCAATTCCTGAATCGATACGGAAACTGAAACGGTATCCGGTACGCACAGATTCCTTCTGGGGAGAACAATTGAGTCAAGTGGAACTCACTTGGGTTGAATCTCTCTATTATGCTGCTAGGGAAGTGAACGAAGAAAATGTTCAAGAGTTGATCCAACTTATTTCTACTGCTCATCCGGATTTATCTGAAGCTCTCATGATTCTCTTTAACGATTTTCGCTTAGATATTATTATGCAAGTGACTCAGGATTATTTGGAGCGATCGCCATAA
- a CDS encoding LysE family translocator produces the protein MTTSVILQGLIIGFSIAAPVGPIGILCIRRTLSQGRIAGLISGLGAATADGFYGCIAGFGLTFISHFLIEHQIGFRLIGGLFLCYLGIQTFRSSPSKEEAKIDGKTLGRAYVSTLFLTLTNPLTILSFAAIFAGLGAGTTNGEYGLALILVLSVFSGSALWWCVLVTGIGFMKDKITPHRLRWINRISGVILSAFGLIALQSSIVELYMRWKI, from the coding sequence ATGACAACTTCAGTCATTCTCCAAGGCCTAATCATCGGCTTTTCCATTGCCGCACCCGTTGGCCCCATCGGCATTTTATGCATCCGCCGCACCTTAAGCCAAGGCAGAATCGCCGGACTCATCTCCGGTTTAGGCGCAGCCACCGCCGACGGTTTCTATGGCTGTATTGCCGGATTCGGATTAACCTTCATCTCCCATTTTTTAATCGAACATCAAATCGGATTCCGCCTAATCGGTGGACTCTTTCTCTGCTATTTAGGCATCCAAACCTTTCGCAGTTCCCCCAGCAAAGAAGAAGCAAAAATTGATGGTAAAACCCTTGGGCGAGCCTATGTTTCCACCCTATTTTTAACCCTAACCAATCCCCTCACCATTCTCTCCTTTGCCGCCATTTTCGCCGGACTCGGAGCCGGAACTACCAATGGAGAATACGGATTAGCCCTTATACTCGTCTTGAGCGTCTTTTCCGGGTCAGCCCTGTGGTGGTGTGTTCTCGTCACCGGTATTGGCTTCATGAAAGATAAAATTACTCCCCATCGCTTGCGCTGGATTAACCGAATTTCCGGAGTCATTTTATCCGCATTTGGCTTAATTGCCCTTCAGTCTAGTATAGTCGAGTTATACATGAGGTGGAAAATATGA
- a CDS encoding glutamate-cysteine ligase family protein translates to MNVLNRRLGLEQEFFLVNEEGVLSNQADELLETCAEIALRNGSTPEAFAPEWVKTMIEIKTIPCHHLPELIQEYLKTLNIALKAAKKLHLRLYPLSTYPLHATSLRRDELKYNFQVRTIGSERFEHAAQCTGTHLHLELPPGTVDRRVGCSYNSSPEARAELVNIYNLLTALDPAIISLSRACPFYGGRVSGVAMRTIHYRGSKYYGWEGVYTHLETVGGLTPYVESIEDLVEQQFNRYYCWLKAMEKAGISKAMFAQTGGELLTTGWNPVRMNRLGTVELRGIDSNYPEVILELITLVVHAAKRVQNEGITVRPQSGLEQFELKDSELFVPDFESLNGKLFYQAVTEGIKSSAIKNYLDSILAFAVPSRELSEFKISLGEYQTTEQKLLQNFAPTTAELSRSEALEIVRYCCDQLEAQVARLLS, encoded by the coding sequence ATGAATGTCCTTAACCGCCGTCTGGGGCTAGAACAGGAATTTTTCCTAGTCAATGAAGAAGGAGTACTATCCAACCAAGCCGATGAACTCCTCGAAACTTGCGCGGAAATTGCCCTGCGAAACGGTTCCACTCCAGAGGCTTTTGCCCCGGAGTGGGTAAAAACCATGATTGAGATTAAAACCATACCTTGTCATCATCTCCCTGAATTAATCCAGGAATACCTCAAAACCCTTAACATCGCCCTAAAAGCCGCCAAAAAGCTCCACTTGCGGCTTTATCCTCTCTCTACCTATCCCTTACACGCCACCAGTCTCAGGCGCGACGAATTAAAATATAACTTCCAAGTCCGCACCATTGGTTCAGAGCGTTTTGAACATGCTGCCCAGTGTACAGGAACCCATTTACACCTAGAACTCCCCCCAGGAACCGTTGACCGTCGGGTAGGCTGCTCTTATAACTCCTCCCCAGAAGCCAGAGCCGAACTGGTCAATATTTACAACCTCCTCACCGCTCTCGACCCGGCAATTATTAGTCTCTCTAGAGCCTGTCCCTTTTATGGAGGGCGAGTGAGTGGAGTAGCCATGCGTACCATTCATTATCGAGGCAGCAAATACTATGGTTGGGAAGGAGTCTATACCCATCTAGAAACCGTAGGCGGGTTAACTCCCTATGTAGAGAGCATCGAAGATTTAGTCGAGCAGCAATTTAACCGCTACTATTGCTGGCTCAAGGCCATGGAAAAAGCGGGCATTTCCAAAGCAATGTTTGCCCAAACTGGTGGGGAACTCCTAACCACAGGTTGGAACCCCGTGCGAATGAACCGATTAGGAACAGTGGAACTGCGAGGCATAGACAGTAACTACCCAGAGGTGATTTTGGAGCTGATTACCCTGGTTGTTCATGCTGCCAAGCGAGTACAAAATGAAGGCATAACAGTTAGACCTCAATCGGGGTTAGAACAGTTTGAACTTAAAGATTCCGAACTATTTGTACCCGATTTTGAGTCTCTCAATGGCAAGTTATTTTATCAAGCGGTGACTGAAGGCATCAAGAGTTCAGCCATCAAAAACTATTTGGATTCAATTTTGGCCTTTGCCGTACCCTCCAGGGAGTTATCTGAATTCAAAATTAGTCTAGGGGAATACCAAACGACGGAACAAAAGTTACTACAAAACTTTGCCCCAACGACGGCAGAGTTATCCCGTTCAGAAGCCCTAGAAATTGTTCGTTACTGTTGCGACCAGTTAGAAGCTCAAGTGGCTAGACTACTGTCATAG
- a CDS encoding response regulator: protein MSSKRAILCVDDNPIILDSLKRQLKAWLTPSYLIEQAESGIEALEIAEDLIADRIDIALIISDHMMPGMSGDELLIKVHDLSSKTLKILLTGQASADVVGRVVNYAKLYRYISKPWDEEDLKLTVTEALRSYDQDQKLAQQNKRLQLINAELTELNQDLEKKVSQRTQELEQAKQTAELANRAKSEFLANMSHELRSPLNVILGFCQLMGRSSSLPPEHQENLRIMNRSGQHLLTLINNVLDLSKIEAGRITLDESCFDFMRLIDDLEGMFKLKAEQQSIELFFQVSPEVPSYICTDQVKLRQILINLLNNSLKFTEEGHVSLRISTVSPQADPSSHKIVLQVEVEDTGPGIDPEEQQKLFEAFVQSKTRKVSQEGTGLGLTIAQKFVQLMHGTITLESQVGYGSKFKFTIEVLRVDSDQVLPTHSSHRVVGLAPEQPVYRILIVDDQWENRQLLLQFLEPIGFEVKLAENGQEAIAIWETWKPHLIWMDIRMPVMNGDLVTEQIRANTPATEPPPIIIALTASILEEELDRILKVGCNDCVLKPFTEDLIFEKIAKHLSVRYIYDDHLQPSQEHPVTPSSSPFILSSDSLKVMPYPWLQQLYQAADAIDDDRLLQLIDQIPDRYSTLAQSLTDLVKTFRCDQILSLIEDIRMDNFNSNR from the coding sequence ATGTCTTCTAAGCGAGCCATACTCTGTGTTGATGATAACCCAATTATTTTAGATAGCTTGAAGCGACAACTCAAGGCTTGGTTGACTCCGAGCTATTTGATCGAGCAAGCAGAAAGTGGTATTGAAGCCTTGGAAATTGCCGAAGATTTGATCGCCGATCGGATTGATATTGCCCTGATTATTTCCGATCATATGATGCCAGGAATGTCCGGGGATGAACTTTTAATTAAAGTGCATGACTTATCCTCAAAAACCCTAAAAATATTACTGACAGGTCAAGCAAGCGCCGATGTGGTTGGACGAGTGGTTAATTATGCCAAGTTATATCGTTATATTTCTAAACCTTGGGATGAAGAAGATTTAAAATTAACCGTAACTGAAGCCTTACGCAGTTACGATCAAGACCAAAAATTAGCTCAACAAAATAAAAGATTACAACTCATCAATGCTGAACTGACGGAATTGAATCAAGATTTAGAGAAAAAAGTTTCTCAAAGAACCCAGGAATTAGAACAAGCGAAGCAAACCGCAGAATTAGCGAATCGGGCTAAAAGTGAGTTTTTAGCCAACATGAGTCATGAGCTGCGATCCCCTCTGAATGTGATTTTGGGATTTTGTCAATTAATGGGGCGTTCCTCTTCTTTGCCCCCAGAACATCAAGAAAATCTCCGCATTATGAACCGCAGTGGACAACATTTATTAACCTTGATTAACAACGTTTTAGATTTATCTAAAATTGAAGCCGGTCGCATCACCTTAGATGAAAGTTGTTTTGATTTTATGAGGTTGATTGATGACTTAGAAGGAATGTTTAAGCTAAAAGCAGAACAGCAAAGTATAGAATTGTTTTTTCAGGTTTCTCCTGAAGTCCCTTCCTATATTTGTACCGATCAAGTTAAATTACGTCAAATTCTAATTAACTTGCTTAATAATAGCCTAAAATTTACTGAAGAAGGTCATGTAAGTCTGAGGATTTCAACCGTGAGTCCCCAGGCAGATCCATCCAGTCATAAGATCGTGTTACAAGTTGAAGTCGAAGATACAGGGCCGGGTATTGATCCGGAAGAGCAACAGAAATTATTTGAAGCTTTTGTGCAAAGTAAAACGCGAAAAGTGTCTCAGGAAGGAACAGGTTTAGGTTTGACCATTGCCCAAAAATTTGTGCAGTTAATGCATGGCACAATTACGTTGGAAAGTCAAGTCGGTTATGGCAGTAAATTTAAGTTTACCATTGAAGTGTTGAGAGTGGATTCAGATCAAGTCCTTCCCACCCATTCGAGTCATAGAGTCGTGGGTTTAGCTCCAGAGCAACCCGTATACCGAATTTTGATTGTGGACGATCAGTGGGAAAATCGGCAACTTTTGTTACAATTTTTGGAGCCAATTGGTTTTGAGGTGAAACTGGCCGAAAATGGACAGGAGGCGATCGCCATTTGGGAAACCTGGAAACCGCATTTAATTTGGATGGACATCCGGATGCCAGTCATGAACGGAGATCTCGTCACCGAGCAGATCAGAGCCAACACCCCAGCAACAGAGCCGCCTCCGATCATTATTGCCTTAACAGCCAGTATCTTAGAAGAAGAACTCGATCGGATCTTAAAAGTTGGCTGTAATGACTGCGTACTCAAACCCTTTACAGAAGACCTAATCTTTGAAAAGATAGCTAAACATCTAAGTGTACGCTATATTTATGATGATCATTTACAACCATCCCAGGAACACCCGGTAACCCCTTCCTCTTCCCCATTTATTCTCTCATCAGATAGCCTCAAAGTTATGCCCTATCCGTGGCTTCAGCAACTCTATCAGGCAGCAGATGCCATTGATGACGATCGGCTATTACAGTTAATTGACCAAATTCCCGATCGATATTCAACTCTTGCACAATCCCTCACTGATTTAGTCAAAACCTTTCGCTGCGATCAAATTTTAAGTTTGATCGAAGATATCCGAATGGATAATTTTAATTCCAATCGCTAG